In the Corynebacterium suedekumii genome, one interval contains:
- a CDS encoding porin PorA family protein has product MPQTRKTRTTRTTRSVRPRSRRSVVVAFLVAALLFMAGSFIAPLTIQLLKPLPTDYDATFRTAETSALVAGDTVTPANADRPECATPDLAPHSCFVDEVAAVSTQHTTTHPTDTRTEITAETTRELLLDGEPTARLDDEVRLARSSGYPVSDPVSRLVIDAPGLPGELAPEPFIRTGLQYFFPFTLERRSYDYFDTTAQLTVPLDYVGEGEHNGHEAYELHHTVTAVPLAEAVARAYLHPTELTAEPPPSGGALFGLLSDEQRAMTRAGHTSGPASRFFSDEELARFGFTGGEIVAVSPFYSVERTLWVEPRTGTILDVAENVHVQLATDQRQAEELAFDTSPDRVLFAAESRWDGDTTAQQRAAADEVVPWLRVLQIFAVLMKAASFLVAAWAVVTIVRHRRERP; this is encoded by the coding sequence GTGCCCCAGACCCGGAAGACCCGGACTACCCGGACGACCCGGAGTGTCCGCCCGCGGTCCCGGCGATCCGTCGTCGTCGCCTTCCTCGTCGCGGCGCTGCTGTTCATGGCCGGCTCGTTCATCGCCCCGCTGACCATCCAGCTGCTCAAACCGCTGCCCACGGACTACGACGCCACCTTCCGCACCGCCGAGACCTCCGCCCTCGTCGCCGGCGACACCGTGACACCGGCGAACGCGGACCGCCCCGAGTGCGCCACCCCGGATCTCGCCCCGCACTCCTGCTTCGTCGACGAGGTGGCGGCGGTGTCCACGCAGCACACGACGACCCACCCGACGGACACCCGCACCGAGATCACCGCCGAGACCACCCGCGAGCTGCTGCTCGACGGTGAGCCCACGGCCCGCCTCGACGACGAGGTCCGTCTGGCCCGCTCCTCCGGTTACCCGGTGTCCGACCCCGTCAGCCGCCTGGTCATCGACGCCCCGGGACTGCCCGGCGAGCTGGCCCCGGAGCCGTTCATCCGCACCGGCCTGCAGTACTTCTTCCCCTTCACCCTGGAGCGCCGCTCCTACGACTACTTCGACACCACCGCGCAGCTGACCGTTCCCCTCGACTACGTCGGCGAGGGCGAACACAACGGGCACGAGGCCTACGAGCTCCACCACACCGTCACCGCCGTTCCCCTGGCCGAGGCCGTCGCCCGCGCCTACCTCCACCCCACCGAGCTCACCGCGGAGCCCCCGCCGTCCGGGGGCGCGTTGTTCGGCCTGCTCAGTGATGAGCAGCGGGCGATGACCCGCGCGGGCCACACCTCCGGGCCGGCCAGCCGTTTCTTCTCCGATGAGGAGCTGGCGCGTTTCGGCTTCACCGGCGGTGAGATCGTCGCGGTCAGCCCCTTCTACTCCGTCGAACGCACCCTGTGGGTGGAGCCGCGCACCGGCACGATCCTCGATGTCGCAGAGAACGTCCACGTCCAGCTGGCCACCGACCAGCGACAGGCCGAGGAGCTGGCGTTCGACACCTCCCCCGACCGGGTCCTCTTCGCCGCTGAGAGCCGCTGGGACGGGGACACGACCGCCCAGCAGCGTGCCGCCGCGGACGAGGTCGTGCCGTGGCTGCGGGTCCTGCAGATCTTCGCGGTGCTGATGAAGGCGGCGTCCTTCCTCGTCGCCGCGTGGGCCGTGGTCACCATCGTGCGTCACCGCCGGGAGCGTCCCTGA
- a CDS encoding class I SAM-dependent methyltransferase, with product MLSATRQRATLRRSWTLLRALRHEQTTPEKFYRPLARDTASLLEALHRDLLGTSLRGRRVLDVGGGPGYFADAFAARGATYVPVEPDVGEMAAAGITVPGAVRGSGLDLPFRDDAFDLVYSSNVAEHVPDPWAMGDEMLRVTGPGGLCVLSYTVWLGPFGGHETGVWEHYVGGDFARDRYTARHGREPKNVFGRSLFAVSCADGLRWARSVAGAELVATFPRYHPSWAWWLVRVPLLREFGVSNLVVVLRKN from the coding sequence ATGCTGTCAGCCACCCGTCAGCGCGCCACCCTGCGCCGCTCGTGGACCCTGCTGCGGGCCCTGCGCCACGAACAGACCACACCGGAGAAGTTCTACCGCCCCCTCGCCCGGGACACCGCCTCCCTGCTCGAGGCCCTGCACCGCGACCTGCTCGGCACCTCACTGCGCGGCCGCCGGGTCCTCGACGTCGGCGGCGGCCCCGGCTACTTCGCCGACGCCTTCGCCGCCCGCGGCGCCACCTATGTCCCCGTCGAACCCGACGTCGGCGAGATGGCCGCCGCCGGCATCACCGTGCCCGGCGCCGTCCGCGGCTCCGGCCTCGACCTGCCCTTCCGTGACGACGCCTTCGACCTCGTCTACTCCTCCAACGTCGCCGAACACGTCCCCGACCCCTGGGCCATGGGCGACGAGATGCTCCGCGTCACCGGCCCCGGCGGACTGTGCGTGCTCAGCTACACCGTGTGGCTCGGCCCCTTCGGCGGCCACGAGACCGGCGTGTGGGAACACTACGTCGGCGGCGACTTCGCCCGGGACCGCTACACGGCCCGCCACGGGCGGGAACCGAAGAACGTGTTCGGCCGGTCCCTGTTCGCCGTGTCCTGCGCCGACGGTCTGCGCTGGGCGCGGTCCGTGGCCGGTGCGGAGCTGGTGGCCACCTTCCCCCGCTACCACCCGTCGTGGGCGTGGTGGCTGGTCCGGGTGCCACTGCTCCGCGAGTTCGGTGTGTCCAACCTCGTGGTGGTGCTGCGGAAGAACTGA
- a CDS encoding glycosyltransferase family 4 protein produces the protein MKILLLCWRDSTHPQGGGSERYLERVGEYLAARGHEVVYRTAGHTDAPRRSERNGVRFSRSGGKFSVYPKALGGILLGRVGIGTLGGLDAVVDTQNGIPFFARLVTGAPTVLLTHHCHREQWPVAGPLIARLGWFLERHVAPRVYRGAPYVTVSQASKDDLVDIGVTAADITIIGNGIDPVPASVPTLAPSPTTHLVTLSRLVPHKQLEHAMDTLAELSPGRDLCLDVIGSGWWEDELREYARRRGIADRVTFHGQVTEDYKHALLARAAVHLMPSRKEGWGLAVVEAAQHGVPTVGYRTAGGLRDSVHDGETGLLAADPAELTRFTARLLDDAALRTRLGTAAREWVTDISWATTGARFEQLLRELAE, from the coding sequence ATGAAGATCCTTCTGTTGTGCTGGCGTGACTCGACCCATCCGCAGGGTGGCGGTTCCGAGCGTTATCTCGAGCGGGTCGGGGAGTACCTGGCGGCGCGGGGGCATGAGGTGGTCTACCGGACGGCGGGGCACACAGATGCGCCGCGCCGGTCGGAACGCAACGGGGTGCGGTTCTCGCGCAGCGGGGGCAAGTTCTCGGTGTACCCGAAGGCGTTGGGCGGGATCCTGCTGGGGCGGGTGGGCATCGGCACGTTGGGTGGCCTGGATGCGGTGGTGGACACGCAGAACGGCATCCCCTTCTTCGCCCGCCTGGTCACGGGTGCGCCGACGGTGCTGCTCACCCATCACTGCCACCGGGAGCAGTGGCCGGTGGCGGGCCCGCTGATCGCGCGGCTGGGCTGGTTCCTGGAGCGGCATGTCGCACCAAGGGTGTACCGGGGTGCGCCGTATGTGACGGTGTCGCAGGCGTCGAAGGATGATCTGGTGGACATCGGGGTCACCGCCGCCGACATCACGATCATCGGCAACGGCATCGATCCGGTGCCGGCGTCCGTGCCCACGCTGGCGCCGAGTCCGACGACGCATCTGGTGACTCTGTCGCGGCTGGTGCCGCACAAGCAGCTGGAGCACGCGATGGACACGCTCGCGGAGCTGTCCCCGGGTCGCGATCTGTGCCTGGACGTCATCGGTTCCGGCTGGTGGGAGGATGAGCTGCGGGAGTACGCGCGCCGGCGTGGCATCGCGGACCGGGTGACCTTCCACGGGCAGGTGACGGAGGACTACAAGCACGCCCTGCTCGCCCGCGCGGCGGTGCATCTCATGCCCTCGCGTAAGGAGGGGTGGGGCCTGGCGGTGGTGGAGGCGGCGCAGCACGGGGTGCCCACGGTCGGTTACCGCACGGCCGGTGGCCTGCGCGATTCCGTCCACGACGGGGAGACGGGTCTGCTCGCCGCGGACCCGGCCGAGCTCACCCGGTTCACCGCCCGCCTGCTTGACGACGCCGCCCTGCGCACCCGCCTCGGCACCGCCGCGCGGGAGTGGGTCACCGACATCTCGTGGGCGACGACGGGCGCGCGTTTCGAGCAGCTGCTGCGAGAACTGGCGGAATGA
- a CDS encoding acyltransferase family protein produces the protein MSTPTTPAVSAPSYKAGRISSLEGLRAVAALGIVLTHVAFQTGLDPTSPAGSLLARFDFFVPVFFALSAFLLWRRHRGDHTAGRVGRYLFSRAGRILPAYLVCVVAVILLLPEASSMSGTQILANLTLTQVYVPDALAPGLTHLWSLSVEVGFYLALPLLALSIGRLPRRGRILAILGVAVLSLTWAFLPFVEASPAEGVPNRQIWPPAYGAWFAVGMLAAEVEGRVPARVDRLLRARWLWWAVAMVTAWVAGQEWFGPVGLTHPEPAEFLRRVLAGTVFAAAVVVPHALAPGTGWLTSAPMQALGRWSYGIFLWHVALLSLAFPLLGVGPFQGGFFPVLAVTLALTIPVSAASYVLVEEPSSRWTRRLRARIRGSVPVHAPGSTHARPAAHSHASTSESPA, from the coding sequence GTGAGCACACCGACGACACCTGCTGTGTCGGCCCCATCTTACAAAGCCGGGCGCATCTCCTCGCTGGAAGGCCTGCGCGCCGTCGCCGCCCTGGGCATCGTGCTCACCCACGTCGCCTTCCAGACCGGCCTCGACCCCACCAGCCCGGCCGGCTCCCTGCTCGCGCGCTTCGACTTCTTCGTCCCCGTCTTCTTCGCCCTCTCCGCCTTCCTCCTGTGGCGCCGGCACCGCGGCGACCACACCGCGGGCCGGGTCGGGCGTTACCTGTTCAGCCGCGCCGGGCGCATCCTGCCCGCCTACCTGGTGTGTGTGGTGGCGGTCATCCTCCTGCTGCCGGAGGCGTCGTCGATGAGCGGGACGCAGATCCTGGCCAACCTCACCCTCACCCAGGTCTACGTCCCCGACGCCCTGGCCCCGGGGCTGACACACCTGTGGTCGCTCAGCGTCGAGGTCGGCTTCTACCTGGCCCTGCCGTTGCTCGCCCTGAGCATCGGCCGTCTGCCCCGCCGCGGCCGGATCCTCGCGATCCTCGGGGTGGCGGTGCTCAGCCTCACCTGGGCGTTCCTCCCCTTCGTCGAGGCCAGCCCCGCCGAGGGGGTGCCCAACCGGCAGATCTGGCCCCCGGCCTACGGCGCGTGGTTCGCCGTCGGGATGCTCGCCGCCGAGGTGGAGGGTCGTGTCCCCGCCCGGGTGGACCGCCTCCTGCGGGCGCGGTGGCTGTGGTGGGCGGTGGCGATGGTCACCGCGTGGGTGGCCGGGCAGGAATGGTTCGGCCCCGTCGGCCTCACCCACCCGGAACCGGCCGAGTTCCTCCGCCGGGTGCTCGCCGGCACAGTCTTCGCCGCCGCCGTCGTGGTGCCGCACGCCCTCGCACCCGGCACCGGCTGGCTCACCTCCGCCCCGATGCAGGCCCTCGGCCGCTGGTCCTACGGCATCTTCCTCTGGCACGTGGCCCTGCTCTCCCTGGCGTTCCCCCTGCTGGGCGTCGGCCCCTTCCAGGGCGGTTTCTTCCCCGTCCTCGCCGTGACCCTCGCGCTGACGATCCCGGTGTCGGCCGCCAGCTATGTGCTGGTGGAGGAACCGTCCTCCCGCTGGACCCGGCGACTGCGGGCGCGGATCCGCGGCTCAGTCCCTGTCCACGCGCCCGGCAGCACGCACGCTAGACCCGCGGCGCACAGCCACGCCAGCACGTCCGAATCCCCGGCGTAG